In Labilithrix sp., a genomic segment contains:
- the nadD gene encoding nicotinate (nicotinamide) nucleotide adenylyltransferase gives MTTYAVFGGSFNPPHLAHVLALAVVHARYEVDKILVVPTFQHPFAKSLAPYEDRVRMCELAMGWLPRVEVSRVEEELGGESRTLRTIEHLVARHPGVDLRFVMGADIVLESAKWYGFDRIKELAPPIVLGRAGVSFEGAPPPVLPAISSTEVRARLADGDVAPIEPLVPKAVIEYARERKLYVESRRSL, from the coding sequence ATGACGACGTACGCCGTCTTCGGCGGGAGCTTCAACCCGCCGCACCTCGCGCACGTGCTCGCGCTCGCGGTCGTGCACGCGCGCTACGAGGTCGACAAGATCCTCGTCGTGCCGACGTTCCAGCACCCCTTCGCGAAGTCGCTCGCGCCGTACGAAGACCGCGTTCGCATGTGCGAGCTCGCGATGGGCTGGCTCCCGCGGGTGGAGGTCTCGCGCGTGGAGGAGGAGCTCGGCGGCGAGAGCAGGACGCTCCGCACGATCGAGCACCTCGTCGCGAGGCATCCCGGCGTCGACCTCCGCTTCGTGATGGGCGCGGACATCGTGCTCGAGTCGGCCAAGTGGTACGGCTTCGATCGGATCAAGGAGCTCGCCCCGCCGATCGTGCTCGGGCGCGCCGGCGTGAGCTTCGAGGGCGCGCCGCCGCCGGTGCTGCCGGCGATCTCGAGCACCGAGGTCCGCGCGCGGCTCGCCGACGGCGACGTCGCGCCGATCGAGCCGCTCGTGCCGAAGGCGGTCATCGAGTACGCACGCGAACGTAAGCTCTACGTCGAAAGTCGGAGATCACTTTGA
- a CDS encoding DUF2520 domain-containing protein: MTLKVFILGAGKVGRALAAALKKSGTPVTLRAARQGVPSRPIDASIVVLALRERQLHTFAADLAASGVVARSAVVVHNAGSLDAEILAPLRASCAGVAQMHPMISFASTTKFPTLARGHCHVKGDAVAEKRARALAKKLGMTPRTFAKLDTVGYHAAAGLVANGAAALAAIGLELLAVSGVPRADAPKMLGPLLRSVAENVESLGFPDALTGPVRRGDAAGIEKQVGVLSEKLPDALPIYLASGLAQLPIAARIGDATKEQIDAVGDVLRAGMRRHVPKSGLRPERDLHRRRSRS; encoded by the coding sequence ATCACTTTGAAGGTCTTCATCCTCGGAGCCGGGAAGGTCGGGCGCGCGCTCGCGGCGGCGCTCAAGAAGTCGGGCACGCCGGTGACGCTCCGCGCGGCGCGGCAGGGCGTTCCGTCGCGGCCGATCGACGCGTCGATCGTCGTCCTCGCGCTGCGCGAGCGGCAGCTCCACACCTTCGCGGCGGACCTCGCCGCGTCGGGCGTCGTCGCGCGGAGCGCGGTCGTCGTCCACAACGCGGGCTCGCTCGACGCCGAGATCCTCGCGCCGCTCCGCGCCTCGTGCGCCGGCGTCGCGCAGATGCACCCGATGATCTCGTTCGCCTCGACGACGAAGTTCCCCACGCTGGCGCGCGGCCATTGCCACGTGAAGGGTGACGCGGTCGCGGAGAAGCGCGCGCGCGCGCTCGCGAAGAAGCTCGGGATGACGCCGCGCACGTTCGCGAAGCTCGACACGGTCGGCTACCACGCGGCGGCGGGGCTCGTCGCGAACGGCGCCGCCGCGCTCGCCGCGATCGGCCTCGAGCTCCTCGCGGTGAGCGGCGTCCCGCGCGCGGACGCGCCGAAGATGCTCGGCCCGCTCCTCCGCAGCGTTGCGGAGAACGTGGAGTCGCTCGGCTTCCCCGACGCGCTCACCGGTCCGGTCCGTCGCGGCGACGCGGCGGGGATCGAGAAGCAGGTCGGCGTGCTCTCCGAGAAGCTGCCCGACGCGCTGCCGATCTACCTCGCGAGCGGCCTCGCGCAGCTCCCGATCGCGGCGCGCATCGGCGACGCGACGAAGGAGCAGATCGACGCGGTCGGCGACGTCCTCCGCGCTGGAATGCGACGACATGTCCCGAAATCTGGGTTGCGACCCGAAAGAGACCTACATCGTCGCCGATCGCGATCCTGA
- a CDS encoding sigma 54-interacting transcriptional regulator, translating to MAPVRAFVELDERLVGAQPGVIFVRAPADAHGPIAAHASRRLRASGWLPIGAAVRAGAPLFRDVALHLGVSTLPCDPALCAETLANAALTMRAAIVAPLPADGTWDRSVAALLAKVARVPVVFITSSEDLPCWDGAAFEVGAELAVSDKLRWLSAVAEEAQQAVGSNDLRSLEAWWSRARHAPAEPNKSFDDLGAIALRVLASIALAGRSLPVESLVRLAEDDGGRSSDRVLGDARAAIDELVAADFVTIAGGLVSASPWCELGALANDATNASRLAVAACLEEEAAGSAADPWARAHAADLYLAAGAYAEANAAIGRALRHGADPQVNGEVSARWFDAVGKIDGAAGLDLRLKAANRALVLGEAADAQRWCESAATIAPNDPHISLLMARALMQLGDLVAARVCLTKAETNAESDGELLARVAGERAELAYLGGELELAASHADRAVDLAKTAATRLGARGTLGKILLARGSWELADEHFAEDALTASASGETTAELRARLNRGIALLSKGRLDEARAILERVLADGTRLHEERARAYALSNLGLVAYRQHDYGAALQYWEHTVRFPQALRGRLATALTIANLADLRLRLGLVDHADHAISFGKKLLSGHAPPRCAALFKWVGAQVALAKRNTELARREIEGALVDAQASGDHDCLEAAYTVSARVALEDGDLARAAQALSHAETIAKSGRARTETAIVRAYHRRALGQPAIDSASQALQAARVSGDEDLLTEIHTLLAMLHRDAGDLSAAQAHASRAIAVRDQVANGLPADIRAAYLAKPEMVALARLQTALVNATSSELEPSFDEAPRTERSVPTKTWGPGTPSRLESAAEKRELVGDDAQMKALTIAIKKVAKSNSTVLIRGESGTGKELVAEALHRASDRATGPLVSVNCAALVETLLLSELFGHEKGAFTGASARRRGRFEMAEGGTLFLDEIGDISPRTQVALLRVLQEKTFERVGGTAPIRANVRVVCATHRDLRAMVERGEFREDLYYRLRGITLEVPALRARIADLPKIADHLLARIADERGDAKKSLSSDAVDLLARHRWPGNIRELENVLRAVSLFADGDVITATDLIENVEDLRSVAQAGPWGSSGPASQAPVSLRAIGMAPPPSSVAAPFSERVAVNDSEEEEGDGLLPEDEANATAVAYAQVRQGAVSLSDIKRQIERDCIARALAETKGNITRAAALLGMKRPRLSQLVKQYGLAAASSEGNS from the coding sequence GTGGCTCCGGTGCGGGCGTTCGTCGAGCTCGACGAGCGTCTCGTCGGTGCGCAGCCCGGCGTGATCTTCGTGCGCGCGCCGGCCGATGCGCACGGCCCGATCGCCGCGCACGCCTCGCGTCGCCTCCGCGCGAGCGGGTGGCTCCCGATCGGCGCCGCGGTCCGCGCGGGAGCGCCGCTCTTCCGTGACGTCGCGCTCCACCTCGGCGTGAGCACGCTGCCGTGTGACCCCGCGCTCTGCGCTGAGACGCTCGCCAACGCCGCGCTGACGATGCGCGCCGCGATCGTCGCGCCGCTCCCGGCCGACGGCACCTGGGATCGCTCCGTCGCCGCGCTCCTCGCGAAGGTCGCGCGCGTCCCGGTCGTGTTCATCACGTCGAGCGAAGACCTCCCGTGTTGGGACGGCGCCGCCTTCGAGGTCGGCGCGGAGCTCGCGGTGAGCGACAAGCTCCGCTGGCTCTCCGCCGTCGCGGAAGAAGCGCAGCAGGCGGTCGGCTCGAACGACCTGCGCTCGCTCGAGGCGTGGTGGTCTCGCGCGCGCCACGCGCCGGCCGAGCCGAACAAGAGCTTCGACGACCTCGGCGCGATCGCGCTCCGCGTCCTCGCCAGCATCGCGCTCGCGGGCCGTTCCCTCCCGGTCGAGTCGCTCGTGCGCCTCGCGGAGGACGATGGCGGTCGGTCTTCCGACCGCGTCTTGGGCGACGCGCGCGCCGCGATCGACGAGCTCGTCGCCGCCGACTTCGTGACGATCGCCGGCGGCCTCGTCTCGGCCTCGCCGTGGTGCGAGCTCGGCGCGCTCGCGAACGACGCGACGAACGCGTCGCGCCTCGCGGTCGCGGCCTGCCTCGAAGAAGAAGCGGCCGGCTCCGCCGCCGATCCGTGGGCGCGCGCGCACGCCGCCGATCTCTACCTCGCCGCCGGCGCCTACGCCGAGGCGAACGCCGCGATCGGCCGCGCGCTCCGTCACGGCGCGGATCCGCAGGTGAACGGCGAGGTGTCGGCGCGCTGGTTCGACGCGGTCGGCAAGATCGACGGCGCGGCCGGACTCGACCTCCGCCTCAAGGCCGCGAACCGCGCGCTCGTCCTCGGCGAGGCGGCGGACGCGCAGCGCTGGTGCGAGAGCGCGGCGACGATCGCGCCGAACGATCCGCACATCTCGCTCCTCATGGCCCGCGCGCTCATGCAGCTCGGCGATCTCGTCGCCGCGCGCGTCTGCCTCACGAAGGCGGAGACGAACGCGGAGAGCGACGGAGAGCTCCTCGCTCGCGTCGCGGGCGAGCGCGCCGAGCTCGCGTACCTCGGCGGCGAGCTCGAGCTTGCGGCGTCGCACGCGGATCGCGCGGTCGATCTCGCGAAGACGGCGGCCACGCGCCTCGGCGCGCGCGGCACGCTCGGCAAGATCCTCCTCGCGCGCGGCTCGTGGGAGCTCGCGGACGAGCACTTCGCGGAGGACGCGCTCACCGCGTCGGCGAGCGGCGAGACCACCGCCGAGCTCCGCGCGCGCTTGAACCGCGGCATCGCCCTCCTCTCGAAGGGTCGCCTCGACGAAGCGCGCGCGATCCTCGAGCGCGTGCTCGCCGACGGCACGCGCCTCCACGAAGAGCGCGCGCGCGCGTACGCGCTCTCGAACCTCGGCCTCGTCGCTTACCGCCAGCACGACTACGGCGCGGCGCTCCAGTACTGGGAGCACACCGTCCGCTTCCCGCAGGCGCTCCGCGGCCGCCTCGCGACCGCGCTCACGATCGCGAACCTCGCCGATCTCCGCCTCCGCCTCGGCCTCGTCGATCACGCCGACCACGCGATCTCGTTCGGCAAGAAGCTCCTCTCGGGCCACGCGCCTCCGCGCTGCGCCGCGCTCTTCAAGTGGGTCGGCGCGCAGGTCGCGCTCGCGAAGCGCAACACCGAGCTCGCGCGGCGCGAGATCGAAGGCGCCCTCGTCGACGCGCAGGCGTCGGGCGATCACGACTGCCTCGAGGCCGCGTACACCGTGTCGGCGCGCGTCGCGCTCGAAGACGGCGACCTCGCCCGCGCGGCGCAGGCGCTCTCGCACGCGGAGACGATCGCGAAGAGCGGCCGCGCGAGGACCGAGACCGCGATCGTCCGCGCGTACCACCGCCGCGCGCTCGGCCAGCCCGCGATCGACAGCGCGAGCCAGGCGCTCCAGGCCGCGCGCGTCTCGGGCGACGAGGACCTCCTCACCGAGATCCACACCCTCCTCGCGATGCTCCATCGCGACGCGGGCGATCTCTCCGCCGCGCAGGCGCACGCGTCGCGCGCGATCGCGGTGCGCGATCAGGTCGCGAACGGCCTCCCCGCCGACATCCGCGCGGCGTACCTCGCGAAGCCGGAGATGGTCGCGCTCGCGCGCCTCCAGACCGCGCTCGTGAACGCCACCTCCTCCGAGCTCGAGCCCTCCTTCGACGAGGCGCCCCGCACGGAACGTTCCGTCCCCACGAAGACGTGGGGCCCCGGCACGCCGTCGCGGCTCGAGTCCGCCGCCGAGAAGCGCGAGCTCGTCGGCGACGACGCGCAGATGAAGGCGCTCACGATCGCGATCAAGAAGGTCGCGAAGTCGAACAGCACCGTGCTCATCCGCGGCGAGAGCGGCACCGGCAAGGAGCTCGTCGCGGAGGCGCTCCATCGCGCTTCGGACCGCGCGACGGGCCCGCTCGTCAGCGTCAACTGCGCGGCGCTGGTGGAGACGCTCCTCCTCTCCGAGCTCTTCGGCCACGAGAAGGGCGCGTTCACCGGCGCCTCCGCGCGCCGTCGCGGCCGCTTCGAGATGGCGGAGGGCGGCACGCTCTTCCTCGACGAGATCGGCGACATCTCTCCGCGCACGCAGGTCGCGCTCCTCCGCGTCCTCCAGGAGAAGACCTTCGAGCGCGTCGGCGGCACGGCGCCGATCCGCGCGAACGTGCGCGTCGTCTGCGCGACGCACCGCGACCTCCGCGCGATGGTCGAGCGCGGCGAGTTCCGCGAGGACCTCTACTACCGCCTCCGCGGCATCACGCTCGAGGTGCCCGCGCTGCGCGCCCGCATCGCCGACCTCCCCAAGATCGCGGACCACCTCCTCGCCCGCATCGCCGACGAGCGCGGCGACGCGAAGAAGTCACTCTCGAGCGACGCGGTCGACTTGCTCGCGCGGCATCGTTGGCCGGGCAACATCCGCGAGCTCGAGAACGTGCTCCGCGCGGTGTCGCTCTTCGCCGACGGCGACGTGATCACCGCGACCGACCTCATCGAGAACGTCGAAGACCTCCGCTCCGTCGCGCAGGCGGGGCCGTGGGGCTCCTCGGGTCCGGCGTCGCAGGCGCCGGTGTCGCTCCGCGCGATCGGGATGGCTCCGCCGCCTTCGAGCGTCGCCGCTCCGTTCTCGGAGCGCGTCGCGGTGAACGACAGCGAAGAAGAAGAGGGCGACGGCCTCCTCCCGGAGGACGAAGCCAACGCGACCGCGGTCGCCTACGCGCAGGTGCGCCAGGGCGCCGTCTCGCTTTCGGACATCAAGCGTCAGATCGAGCGCGATTGCATCGCGCGCGCGCTGGCGGAGACCAAGGGAAACATCACCCGTGCAGCGGCGCTTCTGGGGATGAAGCGTCCACGCCTTTCTCAGCTCGTGAAGCAGTACGGTCTCGCAGCTGCTTCCTCCGAGGGAAATTCATGA